In one window of Nicotiana tabacum cultivar K326 chromosome 12, ASM71507v2, whole genome shotgun sequence DNA:
- the LOC107806040 gene encoding uncharacterized protein LOC107806040 has translation MEEDAESFVAKCDKCQRYGNNMHRPAELLHTVISPWIFMKWGMDIVGPLLQDKGKKRLEESKGKWPEVLPAVLWAYRTIAKTGMGETLFSLVYGAEALIPVEIGEPSMRFTQATDESNDEEMRTNLDLLKEKREATLIRMAAQKQIIKRYYNMKAHLRYFKIGDFVLNKVFQNNKSNWCIEVESKLGRSLQDSKHRWKRGL, from the exons atggaagaagatgcagaaaGTTTTGTGGCAAAGTGTGATAAATGCCAACGATATGGCAATAACATGCATCGCCCAGCAGAGCTATTACATACGGTTATTTCCCCATGGatattcatgaagtgggggatggatatcgtgggaCCATTGCTACAAGATAAAGGAAAG aagagattagaggaatcaaaaggCAAGTGGCCTGAGGTGCTACCAgcagtattatgggcttatcgaacGATAGCAAAGACAGGCATGGGAGAGACTCTATTTTCACTTGTTTATGGTGCTGAAGCCTTAATTCCtgttgaaataggtgagccaagtATGAGATTTACACAAGCAACTGatgaatcaaatgatgaagagatgaGAACGAATTTAGATTTACTCAAGGAAAAGAGAGAAGCGACTctaataagaatggcagctcaGAAGCAAATTATTAAGCGATATTACAACATGAAAGCTCATctcagatacttcaagattggggacttcgttcTCAATAAGGTTTTTCAAAACAACAAAAGCAATTGGTGCATAGAAGttgagtccaaattgggaaggtcCTTACAAGATTCGAAGCATCGCTGGAAAAGGGGCTTATGA